A single genomic interval of Hevea brasiliensis isolate MT/VB/25A 57/8 chromosome 4, ASM3005281v1, whole genome shotgun sequence harbors:
- the LOC110633697 gene encoding asparagine--tRNA ligase, cytoplasmic 1 translates to MGDLHDTKVLKHRFSDRVPIRSIVCRPDGGAGLSGQLVRIGGWVKTGREQGKGSFAFLEVNDGSCPANLQVIVEKEVADLSSLVHTGACVSVEGVLKEPPEGTKQKIELRVGKVLHVGPVDPAKYPIPKTKLTLEFLRDHIHLRPRTNTISAVARIRNALAFATHSFFQEHGFLYIHTPIITTSDCEGAGEMFQVTTLINEVEKIEKELSEKPPPSEADIEAAKLVVKEKGGAVAQLKSAKASKEDIAASVAELTNAKENLLKLEERSNLKPGIPKKDGKIDYSLDFFSRQAFLTVSGQLQVETYACTVSNVYTFGPTFRAENSHTSRHLAEFWMVEPEIAFADLEDDMNCAEAYVKYMCQWLLDKCLDDMELMAKLYDKGCIDRLRMVASTPFKRISYTEAVKLLEEAVQGGKKFENKVEWGIDLASEHERYLTEVLFQKPVIVYNYPKGIKAFYMRLNDDSKTVAAMDVLVPKVGELIGGSQREERLEVIQQRIVDMGLPIEPYEWYLDLRRYGTVKHCGFGLGFERMILFATGIDNIRDVIPFPRYPGRADL, encoded by the exons ATGGGAGACCTGCACGACACCAAAGTTCTTAAGCACCGGTTCTCCGATAGGGTCCCAATTCGATCCATTGTCTGTCGCCCTGACGGTGGTGCTGGCCTCAGTGGCCAGCTTGTACGGATAGGTGGTTGGGTGAAGACGGGGAGAGAGCAGGGTAAGGGATCGTTCGCATTTTTGGAGGTGAACGATGGCTCATGTCCGGCCAACCTCCAGGTTATAGTGGAGAAAGAAGTGGCGGATCTGAGCTCGCTTGTTCATACTGGCGCTTGCGTCTCCGTTGAGGGGGTACTCAAGGAACCACCTGAAGGTACCAAGCAGAAGATTGAGCTCCGAGTAGGAAAAGTGCTCCATGTTGGACCCGTGGACCCGGCTAAGTACCCAATTCCCAAAACGAAGCTAACGCTTGAGTTCTTGAGGGATCATATTCATCTTCGACCCAGAACTAACACG ATTTCTGCAGTTGCTCGAATTCGTAATGCTCTTGCTTTTGCTACCCACTCATTCTTTCAAGAGCATGGCTTTCTATATATTCATACCCCAATTATCACAACTAGTGACTGTGAAGGTGCTGGTGAAATGTTTCAAGTTACAACCTTGATTAATGAAGTTGAAAAGATAGAGAAGGAGCTGAGTGAGAAACCTCCTCCATCAGAGGCTGACATAGAAGCTGCAAAGCTTGTTGTTAAGGAGAAAGGGGGGGCTGTCGCCCAACTGAAATCTGCTAAAGCAAGTAAGGAGGATATAGCTGCTTCAGTGGCTGAACTGACAAATGCAAAGGAGAATCTCTTAAAGCTGGAGGAAAGATCTAATCTTAAGCCTGGCATTCCTAAAAAAGATGGGAAGATCGATTATTCTCTAGATTTCTTTTCCCGTCAAGCATTTTTGACCGTCTCTGGCCAATTACAAGTTGAAACATATGCCTGCACCGTTAGCAATGTCTACACATTTGGACCAACTTTTCGAGCTGAGAACTCACACACATCCAGGCATTTGGCAGAATTCTGGATGGTGGAGCCTGAAATAGCATTTGCAGATCTTGAG GATGACATGAACTGTGCGGAGGCATATGTGAAATATATGTGTCAGTGGTTACTTGATAAGTGTCTTGATGATATGGAACTGATGGCTAAACTTTATGATAAAGGTTGCATTGATCGACTAAGAATGGTTGCATCTACCCCTTTCAAGCGCATATCATACACAGAAGCAGTGAAACTACTAGAGGAGGCTGTGCAAGGTGGTAAGAAGTTTGAAAACAAGGTGGAGTGGGGGATAGATCTGGCATCTGAGCATGAGAG ATACTTGACAGAGGTATTATTTCAGAAGCCTGTGATTGTGTACAATTACCCAAAAGGGATCAAGGCGTTTTACATGAGGCTCAATGATGATTCAAAGACTGTAGCTGCCATGGATGTCCTTGTACCAAAG GTGGGTGAGTTGATCGGTGGAAGCCAGAGAGAGGAACGCTTGGAGGTTATTCAGCAAAG AATTGTTGATATGGGGCTGCCTATTGAACCATATGAGTGGTACCTTGATCTGCGGCGCTATGGAACTGTGAAGCATTGTGGATTTGGCTTAGGCTTTGAACGGATGATACTATTTGCCACTGGCATTGACAATATTAGAGATGTCATTCCCTTCCCCAGATATCCAGGGAGAGCAGATCTGTGA